From Etheostoma cragini isolate CJK2018 chromosome 1, CSU_Ecrag_1.0, whole genome shotgun sequence, a single genomic window includes:
- the fah gene encoding fumarylacetoacetase produces the protein MSFINVDASSDFSFHNLPYGIFSTPDNPKCRIGVAIGDQILDLSVIKSLFRGPEISKHQNVFDQPTLNDFMALGYDAWREARRTLQGLLSANESTLRDDFSLRSRAFVPQSSAIMHLPANIGDYTDFYSSKDHATNVGIMFRGKENALMPNWLRLPVGYHGRASSVVVSGTPIRRPSGQMRPDQTKPPVFGPSKQLDIELEMAFFVGGGNQLGEPIPIKKAHEHIFGMVLMNDWSARDIQAWEYVPLGPFLGKNFGTTISPWVIPMEALLPFAEPNSIQDPEPLPYLQHPDAFTFNINLFVSLKGKGMAEAATITRSNFKYMYWTMKQQLAHHTVNGCNVRPGDLLASGTISGPDPDSLGSMLELSWRGSKNIDLGGGETRTFLKDGDEVTITGYCQGDGYRVGFGPCRGTILPALQH, from the exons CCTAAATGTCGCATTGGTGTTGCCATTGGAGACCAGATACTGGACCTCAGTGTGATAAAGTCTTTGTTTCGAGGGCCTGAGATTTCcaaacatcaaaatgtgtttgacCAG CCCACGTTGAATGATTTCATGGCTCTTGGTTATGATGCCTGGAGGGAAGCCAGGAGGACCTTGCAGGGCTTGCTGTCAGCCAATGAGAGCACACTGAGAGATGATTTCAGCCTTCGGAGCAG AGCATTTGTCCCCCAGAGTTCAGCCATCATGCACCTTCCTGCAAACATTG GCGATTACACCGACTTCTACTCGTCCAAAGATCACGCCACCAATGTTGGCATCATGTTCCGGGGGAAGGAGAATGCTCTGATGCCAAACTG GTTGAGGCTTCCAGTTGGATACCATGGTAGAGCATCATCAGTGGTTGTTTCTGGGACCCCCATCCGTCGCCCCTCCGGCCAGATGAGACCTGATCAGA CAAAACCTCCAGTGTTTGGCCCATCTAAACAGTTGGACATTGAGCTGGAGATG GCCTTCTTTGTTGGAGGAGGGAATCAGCTCGGGGAGCCTATTCCCATCAAGAAAGCCCATGAACACATCTTTGGCATGGTACTCATGAATGACTGGAGCG CCAGGGACATCCAGGCGTGGGAGTATGTTCCCCTTGGTCCTTTCCTGGGGAAGAACTTCGGGACGACCATCTCACCCTGGGTCATCCCAATGGAGGCACTGTTACCCTTTGCAGAGCCCAACTCCATTCAG GATCCAGAGCCCCTACCCTATCTGCAACACCCTGATGCTTTCACTTTCAACATTAACCTGTTTGTGTCACTCAAAG GAAAGGGCATGGCAGAGGCAGCAACCATCACCAGGTCCAACTTTAAG TACATGTACTGGACCATGAAGCAGCAGCTCGCCCATCACACAGTCAACGGTTGCAACGTCAGACCGGGAGACCTGCTGGCTTCTGGTACCATCAGTGGACCT GATCCAGATAGTTTGGGCTCCATGCTGGAGCTGTCATGGAGGGGATCTAAGAACATCGATCTGGGAGGAGGAGAAACCAGAACCTTCCTGAAGGATGGCGATGAAGTCACCATCACAG GTTACTGCCAAGGAGATGGATACAGGGTGGGCTTTGGACCCTGCAGGGGAACCATTCTCCCTGCCCTGCAGCACTAA